From the genome of Solanum stenotomum isolate F172 chromosome 5, ASM1918654v1, whole genome shotgun sequence:
GAAGTTGAGGATAAAGAAAGACAGATTTCAGAATATATTGATGACTTGAAAATGAGAGAGGAGAAAGAGATGTCGATTCGTGGTATGCTTGAGGTATTTGAGAATGTGATCGAAGGAAGGCTTAAGGAGATTGATATGAAAGAGAACAAATTTTACGAGCTAGCTAATGAGCTCGATTCCAAGGAAGAAAGATTGAAGACACGAGAGAATGAAATGAAGGCGCGAGAGGAAGAACTTGATTCTGCTATGTTGTTCAATAAAATGCAGCTGGATTCTACGAGTCAGTTGAGTACACGAGGATGTGATTCGAGGAAAATAAGCTGGAAAAGAGAGAGGACAATGTTGGTGGAGTTTAACAACCCATTCAAAAGGCCAAAGGCAGGAAAATCTTCGGAATATAGCATGGCTGTTGATACAAGCAATGCTGAATTGGCGATAATTTGTTCTGATATGATTGTTCGTGATGACTCTGAACCAGAATCGGAGACAGATCATAAAGGTATCACACAAGTATGTGACTGTCCTCGTGCTAAATTTCACGACTTTGATAAGGGGAAAAACATAGAAGATTTTGACGTTGATCAAATTTGGGCGTGTTATGATGATTTAGATGGTATGCCTAGACTCTACGCGCGAGTTGAAAAGGTTTTTACTCCCAAATTTAAGTTACAAATGGTCTGGTTAGAGGCTAATGCAGAAGAAGATCATGAGTTACAGGGTAGTTGTGGTACATTTAGACTCGGAAGCTCTCTAGACGTCTCAGAACACCTTATATTCTCTCATCAAGTGCAATGTGATAGAGACGAGCATGGTTATTATCTGATATATCCTACGAAAGGTGAGACTTGGGCTATTTGGAGCTCTGAACTACTAGAAAACCATCAACGACAGCTTAAGTATGAGATCGTAGAGGTACTTTCTGATTTCGTTGATGATGTTGGTATAAGTGTTAGTTATCTGTATAAAGTCAGTGGATTCATCAGCATTTTTGAAAGGAGACGTCGTGGAAATGACTCATTTGTGATACCAGCAAATGAATTACACAGATTTTCTCATAAAGTTCCCTCCTTTAAGTTGACAGAAACGATAAACGAGTCTTTTGAACTTGATCCTGCTTCACTACCTGATTTGTCAGATAATGCAAGGTACAACGACAAGTTTAAGGTCGGAAATGACGTCTCTAGCTTCAAAATGGATCAACCTGAAGAGTCTTAGGCAGGAGATTTCCTTTTATCTCGAtcatttgaagttaaaaaatacGATAACAAGAGCTACGATTAGGAAGAACACAACATCTGTTTATATTATTCATATCTTGATGTCCAAGAAGAAGCAACAGAAGAACTACACAGACAATACTGACACTCCACAAGCCAACGCTTGGCGATTGTCTTTATTCCTTCAACTCTGAAACTATTTTTCGACAAGGCAGAACTAAGTGCCTTTCGTGTATTATGAAGCAAATGAAACATGTTTAATCTAATCCAGATTTCTTTCTAAATTCAATTACTACCTCATAGATCTTATGAGAGTCAGGTAGAGATTTCGAGACACTCTCCCTCTTCATGCATCTCTTGCCCCAAGCAGCAATCTTCGGGCACTCAGCCTCTATGCTGAAGTTACAAATGGTCTCGTACGTATAAAACCAGCTGTAGAATCCAATCAGGGCGATATCCACGAAACCAAAACTTTCCCCTCCGAAGTAAGGCTTATCTCCCAGTGCAGCTTCCTCTAGTAACTTGAGTGGATCGATGAGGTCCTTCTTACCTTCCGCAAACTCTTCTCTTTTGACTGTCCATACTCTTCTCCCGAAATCATACAACTGCAATTTCAAGATTTCCTATATAAAAATCTcgtctttttttttgtgatcaTGTAAAACAATATCAATGAACTACAACGTTTGCTATATGAATCGTCTATATCTACTGTGTCTTATTCAGAAACCGTTTAATTCTAATGCCATTAGacaaatcaacaataacaacaacataaccagtactgtagagagactgtttctgatagacccttgACTCAAGGAAAAAACAATCCAAAGCAGAGCCAAAAAAAGAAGTAATGACAGTCAAACCATAGCAAGACATTCTGAAcaataactacaacaaaataatacgataatcaaactacaagaaacaacaaatataCTATGTTTTATTCAGAATCCGTTTCATCTAATGCCATAagagacaacaacaacatacctggAGTAGTCCCACAAAGTGAGATCTCGgaagaccttacccctacctttagAGGttgagaggttgtttccgatagaccaaGTTCAAAgtagttccaaaaaaaaaaaaacataacaagacatttatgaatagtaactacaacaaaataatataataatcaaagtacaagaaacaacaaaCAGTAACAGAATTTAATCAAAGGACAAGAAACTACAGGAGCAATACTACGACTACNGAATCCGTTTCATTCAAATCCCATAAGacaaaacaacaataacaacaacataaccagtactgtagagagactgtttctgatagaccctcgcCGCAAGGAAAAACAATCCAAAGCAGAACAGAAAAAGAAGTAATGAAAGTCAAACCATAACAAGACATTCTGAAcaataactacaacaaaataatacgataatcaaactacaagaaacaacaaatataCTATGTTTTATTCAGAATCCGTTTCATCTAATGCCATAagagacaacaacaacatacccggAGTAGTCCCACAAAGTAAGATCTCGgaagaccttacccctacctttagaggttgtttccgatagacctaCTTCAAAgtagtccaaaaaaaaaaagcataacaAGGCATTTATAAATagtaacaacaaaataatatgataatcaaagtacaagaaacaacaaaCAGTAACAGAATTTAATCAAAGGACAAGAAACTACAGGAGCAATACTACGACTACTAATTTTAAGATCTACCATATCAGTATAGctagaccctcgactcaaggAAAAACAATCCAAAACAGAACAGAAAAGGAAGTAATGAAAGTCAAAGCATCACAAGACAAGAAACTACAGGAGCAATACTACGACTACTAGAACGAACCTTATCAGTATAGCTAGCCCAAAACCTGGCTTGTGATCTCTCATAAGGATCAGAAGGTAACAGAGGAGCTTTATCCTTCCATACCTCATCGATATACTCAACAACAACGAAAGACTCACAAACAGGTTTTCCATTGTGAATCAAAACTGGGATCTTCTTGTGTATTGGATTCATCTTCAGTAAAAGAGTACTTTTAGAGCTAAACAAGTCTTCTTCCTTATACTCGTATTCGATCGCCTTTTCAGCTAATGCAACTCTGACCCTCATGCCAAACATGCTAGGCCAGAAATCCAGTAGAATCACCTCATCATTCTCCATTACTATACTATAAGAAAAACTCAAATTGTGTTAACAAGTATAAGAAATAGTTACACAATTGATTTGCTTGTATCTTTTATAGTCAAGATCATAACATCTAAAGTTTCAATATAGGTGggcttaattttcaaataacttaATCTAAAGTGGTTAACAATTATAATTAGAAATGACTTACTTTTTTGTTAAATGTCATTGTCATCACCAACAACGTTGTTGTGGTGGAGTGATAAatactccttcatccttaaccaaaaGGTCTTTGGTTCGACTCTTTTGGGATATGGAGTAGCCTTCGTTAGCGTTAGGGAGTTCAGATTTAGTCAGACTCCGATATGAATTTGGATATGGAGTCGCCTTGTTAGGGAGCATTTTACCCCCAATGTGAGATTTATATGGATTTGAGTACGGAATCACTTTTGTTAAGGAGCATTTTACCCCTAATGTGGGATTTTTCAACGCGAATTCAGATATGAATTTGGATATGGAATCGCCTTTGTTAGAGAGCGGTTTATCCCCACCGTGGAATTTTCCATGCGAGTTCACATTTAGTCAGAGTCCAACCACTAGTTGGACAACTGCTGTTGAGACGTTTATTTTTACAGATTTTGGATTTATTTTAAGTCCATGTGTTGATTTTTGTATGGAAACTTACACAAATCTgccatattattaaaaaatatttatcgcaataacattttttttcattgaatatttataatacaattttaatagaatattttatattgcatttataattaacttttaatacatacaacaaatttattatagtattactataaatgctaatagataaaaaaaaatcactaaaatcagtaattttttattaaaaatactcacctaggtatttttttttttcattttgtatctatctatatataaaaggagaggaAAAAACGGCATGTGTCAGCACCAcaattattcttgaattttattatttttagttattttaaataataaattcaaattcaataacttaattgtctttagttaatttaaataataaattccattttaatcaaataaaaatttaaacggtttccattaaaaaataaacaatttaaaCGGTTAccattacaaaaaataaaaaaacttattgtaaaaaaaagataaattaaacgGTGGATTAGTTGAAATggggtagttttttttttcctttctttgtaattttttttaaaaaattctatcCATATAATATGTCTTAtgtcttattattattaaaagaaagaaaatacttccaattcaagaaaaaaaaaaggatatcacgtcctttaaaaaaagaaatctcaaaattagccacaaaaatatctaaataattaatttaaaatttaaatttcaaataataactaaCCTTATCCCTAAAAAGAATCTCAACTTCCTAACCCACATCTTTGAAGAAAATTATTAATCTTAATAACATCATTCACATCTTTTTAAATCTAACTCTCCATAAACGAATCCAAACatttgtaaaacaaatattacattcaaacaaaaaacaaattacATTCACATGAGATCacaaaagaaaatgaggaaaagTATAGTAGTGtattgtgtgtatatatgtcatttttcttaattgtttgatttgaaattatgtTGTTATAATTTATGGAGAAGGACCACCATGCTCTCCAAtgcaacaaagaagaagaagaaatcaacgATAGATAAATGGAGGAATTCTGAAGAATTTCATATCAATGGATCATGTATGTCAATTACTAAACAAATTTGGTTGGCATTCCTTACTtatgttattttcatatttttttttaacgatTTCAATAAGTGTTTCATTttgtaagaataaaataaatatatatgagaatgatgatgaatacatatcatcataattatcATATTCTTCGTTCACAAATtacatttttgttaatttttgttaatttatatGCAAAGTAGTATTCCTTAGCGTGATCATTTTGATTATTAGTATGATCATTTGACAATTGATTATTCTTTAGTTAAATCATTTTGAGTATTATTACGATTATTTAACATTTAATTTACTTGCACAATATCCTCCTCTCTTTTAAATAACTACACATACACATATACATATAGTAAGAGGCTTCTGCGGGTGCATTTATGactttgtttaatttaaaaaataattaaattatctaatttcgaaaataattttttaaaaagtataactaaaaaaacagaaatgtgatataactatttaaaaaaaaatgaaaatgacaaGTGAAGTTTTTTTCGTAAAAatgtaacaaaaataaatatttaaaaaggtaggaatatttttaattcaattctTAAGGATAATTCAATTCTTACTCATAAAATCTTCGATCATAAAGAAAGTCACAATATCTAAAAATCTCATATTAttagtataatatttttaatttgttagttggttttttccttattattcagatattcagatttttttggttaaaagtatgcattatttttattttttgtagtgCTTGAATTTTGGATGTTAAAGGCAATGATAGCAATGACAataattagattttaaaatGCCATaacagaaaattaaataaaaaggtaaaacaattaattaacaaaaaaaaaagaagaagaagaagaagaaaacattaataataataaaagaatagttaaagataatttaaataataaattccattttaaaacaaaataacaagTTAACGGttaccattaaaaaaaatgaaacaacttattgtaaaaaaaagaaagataaattaAACGGTGGATTAGTTGAAATggggtagttttttttttaaaaaaaaaaaaagcttggACCATTGGTCCcattttattgaaaaagaaCGTCGGATGGACTCAAAATGAGACCATGAAACAGAGAAAACAaacatctatctatatataattctatctatatataataggagaagaaaaaaacgTCACATGTCAGCGTCACaatttttcagaattttaaataataaataattaaatattatataactatttaaaatatttaaatacacactttgaaataaaaatagacaCAAGTCAGTAACTTATCCAAATAGTGACAAAGGTCAGCATTTTAAAAACAGatttaattagtaaaaaaaattgattttaaaaaaatatgcggCAGTTAcaaattagttaattttttttaaaaaatatgtattttatttaatatgatctttttaaatatagttaCCACAATTAATAtaactctttttaattttttatttttaaaagataactaATTGCACATGTAACTAAAGTTTATGCTATTTTTGactcttatttttatcataattaaaatacctatatttattgattgacatctatttaattataatattttaaaaaataataaagaagccAATGAAAATAGTATTACTCCACTAcatactatttttttcattcaaaatcaaaatatttagagTAAATGAATtcgaatgaaaataaaaaatacaataaacttaATGATAATCTAAATGTAAAGTATAtacttattaatataaaatttcaagataatatgcattatttaaaatagaaagaaaaaaacctgtcaattagaaaaaagaagataaaacttATGTCCTTAAAAAGGGCCAAAATAGCACATGTAACTAAAGTTTATGTTATTTTGGactcttatttttatcataattaaattatctatCTTTATTGATTGACATCTattcaattattttcaaaaataataaagaagccaatgaaaataaaaataaaaactacagATTAATATGACTCCATTACATACTACTTTctcattcaaaatcaaaatatttagagTAAATGtattcaaatgaaaaataaaaaatacaataaacttaaatataacataaatgtaAAGTATATA
Proteins encoded in this window:
- the LOC125866204 gene encoding uncharacterized protein LOC125866204 — its product is MVLLKRISDDMEEIENKKIGLRRGLLTLMLEWKCFEQHLDLTGTRLKECFNELESREKHLCSIQESIGESLKELELVRESLNAKCVEVEDKERQISEYIDDLKMREEKEMSIRGMLEVFENVIEGRLKEIDMKENKFYELANELDSKEERLKTRENEMKAREEELDSAMLFNKMQLDSTSQLSTRGCDSRKISWKRERTMLVEFNNPFKRPKAGKSSEYSMAVDTSNAELAIICSDMIVRDDSEPESETDHKGITQVCDCPRAKFHDFDKGKNIEDFDVDQIWACYDDLDGMPRLYARVEKVFTPKFKLQMVWLEANAEEDHELQGSCGTFRLGSSLDVSEHLIFSHQVQCDRDEHGYYLIYPTKGETWAIWSSELLENHQRQLKYEIVEVLSDFVDDVGISVSYLYKVSGFISIFERRRRGNDSFVIPANELHRFSHKVPSFKLTETINESFELDPASLPDLSDNARYNDKFKVGNDVSSFKMDQPEES
- the LOC125866205 gene encoding probable glutathione S-transferase, which encodes MENDEVILLDFWPSMFGMRVRVALAEKAIEYEYKEEDLFSSKSTLLLKMNPIHKKIPVLIHNGKPVCESFVVVEYIDEVWKDKAPLLPSDPYERSQARFWASYTDKLYDFGRRVWTVKREEFAEGKKDLIDPLKLLEEAALGDKPYFGGESFGFVDIALIGFYSWFYTYETICNFSIEAECPKIAAWGKRCMKRESVSKSLPDSHKIYEVVIEFRKKSGLD